A single Epinephelus lanceolatus isolate andai-2023 chromosome 22, ASM4190304v1, whole genome shotgun sequence DNA region contains:
- the LOC117246363 gene encoding NACHT domain- and WD repeat-containing protein 1 produces MTENVVETRLSPSKSGLETGVKTKTNLKHYNTDTHAQAVKILVHFIGLTGESRNIRLVLQSLCIQLAEAYSPHTQLSEGLPQLINEFHSLLGLVGAERSLMVLLDGLDELSEEHDADLSWISTPLPPNVHLILSATTDSPCTHTLQSAHPTVLSLPPLSPDDITAALETKLRTDQRCLQEQQWQLLVQACLSCPCPLYLEAAYSESRLWTSYSSQVSLSLPASLEGLYFSLLARLERELGRQLELLELLARDEKVLQEVTSCHSSPSHSRVPYVLWARLKHDLGQHLTEVRTDRTWVYRWTHCELGDVCIKHYLKTDDSRMAVHADYADYYRDKSQHAHIFQPLAWTLDEEEDCEGMTKSYRFNLRKLHGLPYHLVRSSQILSFLSECIFNYEFLLHKAWGLSVLDIEEDLKKAVLPDKVLVDVEVLSGALEMSREVLLQDPCQLASQLMGRLGQMVIEDRPVAKGDPLKFSYLHSILAQCTQSSLPVLLPSSTCLLPPGGLQHTLLAGNTLHILPCFCSGVGSFSLSEARVKGQRVLYAVQIVGIAVVGNLEPAGHLTNVTALGGAQRGPFAVTSESDGSLRFWDLEQRRIIRSLDPVGGVVGDSITLGLDDRMLIICMGQSLQVREVESGRVVYSESDSVDVPIVTTTCEGQLLVIFYDGSHRVKVFDLASSCSLLHCTAISMEHEAIHKDRSILLSNSSIRDYVLFAYRSGSEAAVFSARGGAVLSVLSAQHGAASIQAVEMTEDYLLLFCRYPYKRGSEIIHIELFSTVSFLYLRSILGCSQDCISQVSGNQAGTHAVAFCPSPHTGITELVTWNLETEDHKHITRFPAVLTKGLCFDLRLCLGICSGEKYLRLWDLTSRINDQALTYNIHKPRSEGTEEIIPMGKTPR; encoded by the exons ATGACTGAAAATGTGGTTGAGACCAGACTGAGCCCTTCAAAAAGTGGTCTTGAGACTGGtgtcaagaccaagaccaatCTCAAGCACTACAATACTGATACACATGCACA AGCTGTGAAGATATTGGTGCACTTCATTGGCTTGACTGGAGAGAGCAGAAACATTCGTCTGGTCCTGCAGAGTCTTTGTATCCAGCTGGCTGAAGCCTACAGTccccacacacagctgtcagag GGCCTCCCTCAGCTGATCAACGAGTTCCACTCTCTGTTGGGCCTGGTGGGAGCAGAGAGATCCCTGATGGTCCTGCTGGATGGGTTAGATGAACTGTCTGAGGAACATGATGCAGACCTCTCCTGGATCTCAACCCCTTTACCTCCAAACGTCCACCTCATCCTATCTGCAACCACTGACTCTCCCTGTACTCACACTCTGCAG tcagcccaTCCCACAGTCTTGTCCCTCCCTCCACTCAgtcctgatgacatcacagcagcaTTAGAGACCAAGCTGCGGACTGATCAGAGGTGTTTGCAGGAGCAgcagtggcagctgctggtccaggcttgtctgtcctgtccctGCCCTCTTTACCTGGAGGCAGCTTATTCTGAGAGCAGGCTCTGGACCTCCTACTCTTCACAGGTCAGCCTCAGTCTTCCCGCCAGCCTGGAGGGCCTTTACTTTAGCCTGTTGGCTCGTCTGGAGAGAGAGCTGGGGAGGCAGCTG GAGTTACTGGAACTATTGGCCCGAGATGAGAAGGTGCTCCAGGAAGTGACCTCATGTCACTCCTCTCCCAGCCACTCCAGGGTGCCTTATGTGTTGTGGGCTCGGCTGAAGCATGACCTCGGTCAACACCTAACTGAGGTCAGGACAGATAGGACATGGGTGTACCGCTGGACGCACTGTGAGCTGGGCGATGTGTGCATTAAGCACTATCTAAAAACAGATGATTCTCGTATGGCTGTGCACGCAGACTACGCTGACTACTACAGAGACAAGTCACAACATGCACACATATTTCAGCCACTGGCATGGACGCTGGATGAGGAAGAGGATTGTGAAGGtatgacaaaaagttacagGTTCAACCTGAGAAAGCTTCACGGGTTACCCTACCACCTGGTCCGCTCCAGCCAAATCCTGTCCTTCCTGTCTGAATGTATTTTCAACTATGAGTTCCTGTTACATAAGGCCTGgggtctgtctgtcctggacaTCGAGGAGGACCTGAAGAAGGCTGTGCTGCCAGACAA GGTGCTGGTGGATGTGGAAGTGTTGTCGGGTGCTCTGGAGATGTCCAGAGAGGTGCTGCTGCAGGACCCCTGTCAGCTGGCCTCCCAGCTTATGGGTCGACTGGGACAAATGGTTATTGAGGACCGTCCTGTTGCTAAAG GTGACCCACTGAAGTTCAGCTACCTCCATTCTATACTGGCTCAGTGCACCCAGTCCTCCCTGCCTGTGTTGCTGCCCTCCTCCACCTGCTTGCTCCCCCCAGGAGGCCTTCAACACACCCTGCTTGCAGGTAACACATTGCATATACTACCCTGCTTTTGTTCAGGagtggggagtttttccttatctgaagCAAGGGTCAAAGGGCAGAGGGTGTTGTATGCTGTACAGATTGTAGGGAT TGCTGTTGTAGGTAACCTGGAACCCGCAG GTCATTTGACCAATGTGACTGCCTTGGGAGGGGCGCAGAGAGGACCCTTTGCTGTCACCAGTGAATCAGATGGCAGCCTGAGGTTTTGGGATCTGGAGCAGAGGCGGATCATCAGGAGCCTGGACCCGGTGGGGGGAGTCGTGGGAGATTCAATCACCCTGGGTCTGGATGATAGGATGCTTATAATCTGCATGGGACAAAGTCTGCAG GTGAGAGAAGTTGAATCTGGGCGAGTTGTGTATTCAGAAAGTGACTCAGTGGATGTTCCCATAGTCACCACGACTTGTGAAGGACAGCTGCTGGTGATCTTCTATGATGGAAGTCATCGAGTCAAG GTTTTTGACCTGGCTTCCTCCTGTTCTCTGCTGCACTGCACTGCCATTTCTATGGAGCATGAGGCAATCCACAAAGACCGCTCTATTCTGCTGTCCAACAGCTCCATCAGAGACTACGTCCTCTTTGCCTACAG GTCTGGTTCTGAGGCTGCAGTATTCAGTGCCAGAGGGGGCGCTGTGCTGTCTGTCCTGTCTGCGCAGCATGGTGCTGCCTCAATACAAGCTGTGGAGATGACTGAAGACTACCTGCTGCTCTTCTGCAG ATACCCATACAAGAGAGGCAGTGAAATCATCCACATCGAACTCTTCAGCACTGTGTCCTTCCTCTACCTGCGGTCTATACTGGGCTGCAGCCAGGACTGCATTTCCCAGGTCTCTGGCAACCAGGCGGGGACTCATGCCGTGGCCTTTTGCCCCTCCCCTCATACCGGCATCACTGAGCTGGTCACCTGGAACCTGGAGACAGAGGACCACAAACATATCACTCGCTTCCCTGCAGTACTGACCAAAG GCCTGTGCTTTGATCTGCGTCTCTGCCTGGGGATCTGCAGTGGGGAAAAGTACCTTCGCCTGTGGGATCTGACCTCCAGGATCAATGACCAGGCTCTGACCTATAACATCCATAAGCCCAGGAGTGAGGGCACAGAGGAGATCATCCCGATGGGGAAAACCCCGAG gTGA